The Canis lupus baileyi chromosome 26, mCanLup2.hap1, whole genome shotgun sequence DNA window CGGGGCTAGCCCTAGGACTCCCGGCGCCTCTGGCCtcatccctgccccccccccccccaagcccttTCGAGCATCCTCACATTCCCGCCTCCTTGCCTCCTTCTGCTTCGCGTTCTCGCACCCTCAGCCTCTCTTCCTCCCTACCCTAGCTCTTTTCTCTCCCTGCCGCTTTCATGTTCTTCCCCAGTTGGCCATAGGCTCTTATGAGCTTCCCTGGATCCCATTCCAGCCCCACCTTAAATCCCGCGCCCTCTCTTCCCAATGACTTGGGCCCAGCTCTCTACCTTCCTCAGCGCCCATCTCTAGCCACGACCTCTCCATCCCCTTATCTCTAACAAATTATCTTATGTAGCATTCCCTCCTGGTGTGTTGACCCTCCCACACTCAGCCTCCTCCGCACCTCCCAGCCTTGAGCGCACTTTCCCCTCTCAGGTCCGGCCTCGAACACCTCGCACTCCATCTCTGACTCGACGCCCCGGCTTCCCTCATTAGGCCGCGGTGCACCCCCAATCCAGCCTACTCTAACCTCTAAACCTCCCGGTGGTTTACGCCGGGTTCTCACTCCGCTTAGCTCCCCCTTGCGGCTACTGCCTTAAGCCACGCCCCCAGGTCCCCTGGAGCGGGGCTGCGCCGCTGAGCTCCCGGGTCTGGTTGCCTTTCCGCTCCGCAGGGCATGTTCGTGCTGGGCCTGCCCTACGCCATCCTGCACGGCGGCTACCTGGGGTTGTTCCTCATCATCTTCGCCGCCGTGGTGTGCTGCTACACCGGCAAGATCCTCATCGCGTGCTTGTACGAGGAGAACGAGGACGGCGAGGTGGTGCGGGTGCGGGACTCCTACGTAGCCATAGCCAACGCGTGCTGCGCCCCGCGCTTCCCCACGCTGGGAGGCCGCGTGGTGAACGTAGCGCAGATCATCGAGCTGGTGATGACTTGCATCCTGTACGTGGTTGTCAGCGGCAACCTCATGTACAACAGCTTCCCGGGGCTGCCCGTGTCGCAGAAGTCCTGGTCCATCATCGCCACCGCCGTGCTGCTGCCCTGCGCCTTCCTTAAGAACCTCAAGGCGGTGTCCAAGTTTAGCCTGCTGTGCACTTTGGCCCACTTCGTCATCAACATCCTGGTCATCGCCTACTGCCTCTCGCGGGCACGCGACTGGGCCTGGGAGAAGGTCAAGTTCTACATCGACGTCAAGAAGTTCCCCATCTCCATTGGCATCATCGTGTTCAGCTACACGTCGCAGATCTTCCTGCCTTCGCTGGAGGGCAACATGCAGCAGCCCAGCGAGTTCCACTGCATGATGAACTGGACGCACATCGCCGCCTGCGTGCTCAAAGGCCTCTTCGCGCTGGTCGCCTACCTCACCTGGGCCGACGAGACCAAGGAGGTCATCACGGATAACCTGCCCGGGTCCATCCGTGCCGTGGTCAACATCTTCCTGGTGGCCAAAGCGCTGTTGTCCTACCCGCTGCCCTTCTTCGCCGCGGTCGAGGTGCTGGAGAAGTCGCTCTTCCAGGAAGGCAGCCGCGCCTTCTTCCCGGCTTGCTACGGCGGCGACGGGCGCCTCAAGTCGTGGGGGCTGACGCTGCGCTGCGCGCTCGTGGTCTTCACGCTGCTCATGGCCATCTACGTGCCGCACTTCGCGCTGCTCATGGGCCTCACCGGCAGTCTCACGGGCGCCGGGCTCTGCTTCCTGCTGCCCAGTCTCTTCCACCTGCGCCTGCTCTGGCGCAAGCTGCTGTGGCACCAAGTCTTCTTCGATGTCGCCATCTTCGTCATCGGTGGCATCTGCAGCGTGTCCGGCTTCGTGCACTCGCTGGAGGGCCTCATCGAGGCCTACCGAACCAACGCGGAGGACTAGGGCGCGGGGCTCCCGCTCCCCCGCGCCCTTCCcaccgtcccccccacccccaccagccctgTGCGCCCTGCCGCCGCGCTTGGGAAGCCAAGCTTCAAACATCTCTGGTTCCTAGTTTCTGATTattggggatggggggtgggaggggataggaaTCCACAATCCATCGCGTCTGCGTTTCTGTTGTCCTTTCTTTACCACAACACCCTAGTTTCTGGGGAGGCGGGGACGAATTTACGGGCCGGGCTTTCTGTCCTTCCCCGAGGGACCCCGACTCTTCGGCCCCTGTCGCTGAAGcgggtgggaagggagggagagggggcgCAGCTCGCAGGCGCAGAAACTTGACCTTGGGGGGACATTTCACAGCCATCCAGTGCTCGGAATCTGCAGCCCCAGCCATTTCCAAGCAAGAGTGCTTCCCATTCCAGAGACATTTCAACCCCGCGGAGGGAAAGGCTGGCCGGGAAATCCGATTCGGGTGGGCGATTTCCTACGGCGAAGCGGGGAGGGGAGAAGCCGAGGCAGGGCTGACCTGCCTGCCGGTTTTCAGGAATCCAAACTCATCTTGTGCAATTTATCAGGTTGTGGAACTGTTCTACTGTGCGTGTGGTGTGCTCGTGGTGAATAAGATGAAAtgtatatcagaaaaaaaaaatctatctctaATTTAGAGTGCGGTACATAATTATATCCgcaaataaagaagaaacaaaggcgTCCGCCCTTCGTGTCAGTTCTGCATTTCTGTGCCCCCCCCCGGGATCCTAAAGCGTTGGACCGCGGGGAAACCGGCTTTGGCCAGGTAGGGTGAAGCCGGGGTAGGTGAAGGAGCACTTGTAGGTAAAGGGGCCTGAGAGAACCCTGGGGAGTGAAGAGGTGAGGATGGTCCTCACTAAGAGGAGGAGGCTCTCCAGGCGtttgggggaggcaggggaaggagcatGCCTTGCTCCCAGCGATTTGTGTGGCATTGGCAGCCCTATAGCCACCAGGACAAGATTTGTTCTGAATCCCTCCTAGGGGTTGGATCCATCTGAGAATTCCAGGGACTCTTTTAACTTCCAatcctgggagagagagagggaaagaaaaagccaaCAAATAAGGGCATGCAGAAATCTGCACTTGGCTGTGGACTGTGAGGAGAACTATAAAGGAAATCAGCAGGTGTCTTTCCTGAGGCTCCCAGGGCCAGGGGCCAACCTGACCTCCCAGGCATCTCTCACCCTGGAGAACCCCACTTAAGTCCAAGCTAAGTTTACACAGCCACAGCGAAGAGATCTGGCTGTTTAGAATAAACAGCCTGAGCAATTAGAGTCCCAGTCTCCCCTCTTCTTGAACAGCCTGTttgaggttttgtgtttttttttttttttttaatttacctagAGAATCCTGTCCTTTTTTGGTACAGATCCCACTCCAAAGCGCCGGTCTTGAACCCATTGGAGAGGGTTGTAGTCAGTCTTAAGAGATGGGACCAAGGAATGCAGGAAGGCTGGGCCATTCCTGGGGTCCTTACTGCAAGAGAAGCCCTGCAAAAGGTTTTTGGTCTCTACCACCAAGGCAGAGGACTAGTTTGGAACAATTTCTCTAGATGAGATCTGTACACAAGGAAGAACTGTGAGAATGCCTAAGAACAACATCCATTCTCCCTGCCTTTTACAATGGCTGTGGGGGCCTGGCGCGCTTGTGTAGGAGATATAAAGATGTGCGTCTGGAGTGTGGAGAAGCCTGCATCTGTGTCTTGTGAGAGTCTTGATGaatgtgtgcctctgtgtgtgtgtacgtgtatgtTTATGTGTGCCTGCGACAGAGGTGACTTCGGACCACCCTTGGTTCTAGAGCCATGGAACATAAGGGATAAGATCTGGTCCCCTCTGTTGCCGAGGGTTCTGACGATTTAAACGGGTCATTTGAGTTGCCCACTGTCATCTGCCTATCACCATTTGTCACTATTCTTGTTTGTCCAGGATCCAGAGCTGGCCAGAGGAACCTCAGTTTCCAGCTTCCCTCAGCTTTCTGATGTCCCCCAGGCCTGGAAGGTGATTCCcttccacccccagccctgcctgccctgcctgccaCTTCTCCTCAGTGGGTCCACTGACCCTGGGGT harbors:
- the SLC32A1 gene encoding vesicular inhibitory amino acid transporter, which produces MATLLRSKLSNVATTVSNKSQAKVSGMFARMGFQAATDEEAVGFAHCDDLDFEHRQGLQMDILKTEGEPCGDEGAEPPVEGDIHYQRGGGAPLPPSGSKDQAMGAGGEFGGHDKPKITAWEAGWNVTNAIQGMFVLGLPYAILHGGYLGLFLIIFAAVVCCYTGKILIACLYEENEDGEVVRVRDSYVAIANACCAPRFPTLGGRVVNVAQIIELVMTCILYVVVSGNLMYNSFPGLPVSQKSWSIIATAVLLPCAFLKNLKAVSKFSLLCTLAHFVINILVIAYCLSRARDWAWEKVKFYIDVKKFPISIGIIVFSYTSQIFLPSLEGNMQQPSEFHCMMNWTHIAACVLKGLFALVAYLTWADETKEVITDNLPGSIRAVVNIFLVAKALLSYPLPFFAAVEVLEKSLFQEGSRAFFPACYGGDGRLKSWGLTLRCALVVFTLLMAIYVPHFALLMGLTGSLTGAGLCFLLPSLFHLRLLWRKLLWHQVFFDVAIFVIGGICSVSGFVHSLEGLIEAYRTNAED